The following are from one region of the Gryllotalpicola protaetiae genome:
- a CDS encoding pyridoxine/pyridoxamine 5'-phosphate oxidase, giving the protein MFGRDLEDTDASPADPLALLGMWLPDPADPVKPLMTLSTMGLDGYPDARTVLLSAFDGRLLRFHTDARSRKASELAAVPRATMTLVWPDAARQVVVTGDVAPEAPAEAAETYPTRSRALQLLAWLNTDELAARPAAERQAAWARFDAEHAETPLVPPSTWVGFTLAPRRVVFWRGHAEGPSNRIMYTSGEDGWSIERKAG; this is encoded by the coding sequence ATGTTCGGCCGCGACCTGGAGGACACGGATGCCTCACCGGCCGACCCGCTGGCGCTGCTCGGCATGTGGCTGCCGGACCCCGCCGACCCGGTCAAGCCGCTGATGACCCTGTCGACCATGGGGTTGGACGGCTACCCGGATGCGCGCACGGTGCTGCTCTCGGCCTTCGACGGCCGGCTGCTCCGCTTCCACACGGACGCGCGCAGCAGAAAGGCGTCGGAGCTCGCTGCGGTGCCGCGGGCGACGATGACGCTGGTGTGGCCGGATGCCGCGCGCCAGGTCGTCGTGACCGGCGATGTCGCCCCGGAGGCCCCCGCGGAGGCCGCGGAGACCTACCCGACGAGGTCACGCGCGCTGCAGCTGCTCGCGTGGCTCAACACGGATGAGCTGGCGGCGCGCCCCGCGGCCGAACGCCAGGCGGCGTGGGCGCGGTTCGACGCCGAACACGCTGAGACTCCGCTTGTGCCGCCGTCGACGTGGGTCGGCTTCACGCTCGCCCCTCGGCGAGTCGTGTTCTGGCGGGGCCACGCGGAGGGACCGAGCAATCGCATCATGTACACCAGCGGCGAGGACGGCTGGTCGATCGAGCGCAAAGCCGGCTGA
- a CDS encoding ABC transporter substrate-binding protein → MRTKKRLVIAAAVLSASAITLVGCSSSPASTASSTGKAAPAAASGPAVDLSGVCPATVVAQTDWNPEADHGHLYQMLGPNPTIDADKKSVTGDLYANGKPTGVKLEIRAGGPAIGYSTVSAQMYQDKSITIGYVSTDEAVEFSGSLPTTAVFAENDKSPMIIMWDPAKYPKVSTIKDLGAALDKDGGVVRYFSGAAYMDYLTEAGYLPKDTLDGSYDGTPSKFVTAQGKDAQQGFATAEPYIYQNEVQAWGKPVKSQLIADTGWSPYPETMSVRTGDLQTLTPCLEKLVPIMQQADVDYLKNPSATNDLIDKLVQSYNNGWTYDANVGAFAVKQMKALKIATDGSDGYVGDLDDTRVADFLKVATPIFNATGGHVKAGLQPSDLYTNQFLDKKISLGW, encoded by the coding sequence ATGCGCACCAAGAAGCGTCTCGTGATCGCGGCGGCCGTGCTCTCGGCATCCGCCATCACCCTCGTCGGCTGTTCGAGCAGCCCGGCGAGCACCGCGAGCTCGACCGGCAAGGCCGCCCCGGCCGCCGCCTCAGGACCGGCCGTCGACCTCTCCGGCGTCTGCCCGGCGACCGTCGTCGCCCAGACCGACTGGAACCCCGAGGCGGACCACGGGCACCTGTACCAGATGCTCGGGCCGAACCCCACCATCGACGCCGACAAGAAGAGCGTCACCGGCGACCTGTACGCCAACGGGAAGCCGACCGGCGTCAAGCTGGAGATCCGCGCGGGCGGCCCAGCCATCGGCTACTCGACGGTCAGCGCGCAGATGTATCAGGACAAGTCGATCACGATCGGCTACGTCTCGACCGACGAGGCCGTCGAGTTCTCGGGCAGCCTGCCCACCACCGCCGTGTTCGCCGAGAACGACAAGTCGCCCATGATCATCATGTGGGACCCGGCCAAGTACCCCAAGGTCTCCACGATCAAGGACCTCGGCGCAGCGCTCGACAAGGACGGCGGCGTCGTCCGCTACTTCAGCGGCGCCGCCTACATGGACTACCTGACCGAGGCCGGCTACCTGCCGAAGGACACTCTCGACGGCAGCTACGACGGCACCCCGTCGAAGTTCGTTACGGCGCAGGGCAAGGACGCGCAGCAGGGCTTCGCGACGGCCGAGCCGTACATTTACCAGAACGAGGTCCAAGCGTGGGGAAAGCCGGTCAAGTCCCAGCTGATCGCTGACACCGGCTGGTCGCCGTACCCCGAGACGATGTCCGTGCGCACGGGCGATCTGCAGACGCTCACGCCCTGCCTCGAGAAGCTCGTGCCGATCATGCAGCAGGCCGACGTCGACTACCTGAAGAACCCGTCGGCGACGAACGACCTCATCGACAAGCTCGTGCAGTCGTACAACAACGGCTGGACCTATGACGCGAACGTCGGTGCCTTCGCGGTGAAGCAGATGAAGGCGCTCAAGATCGCCACCGACGGCAGCGACGGCTATGTCGGCGACCTCGATGACACCCGCGTCGCGGACTTCCTCAAGGTGGCGACGCCGATCTTCAACGCGACGGGCGGTCACGTGAAGGCAGGCCTGCAGCCGTCCGATCTCTATACCAACCAGTTCCTCGACAAGAAGATCAGCCTCGGCTGGTAA
- a CDS encoding FAD-binding oxidoreductase, with protein MRATAEDIEALRLELAELLGERGVSADPRTRERASVDEALMSPILVEQLPLGLAELVAYPASGQQIAEVLAAATRRGVPVTTRGKGTGNYGQGIPLEGGLVLDTTRARAVVEIGEGWMTAEAGAPMILMEQAANAQGQQLWMYPSTAQSTIGGFLSGGSGGTGTIVHGSNWEGFVTALDVALPASEPTIVHVEGAEAQTFVHTYGTAGIIVRATVGLEPLQDWRAVYAAFDSFEGAQAALRELHALSPQPRLVSADLPFISAKLPDDAAIVKGKSSLRAILDVATLEQTSAIIAANGGAVTDVREGANQTVKVSMLSYNHPIWWLKKNSPDRVYFHVEVGGDALIDRIDEVHAVYPGGMLHIEAGHLAPIGMLAAEYTGAGDVYAGYPRLQELGVRVHSPHQYYVDHGVEELTELKARTDPDGLLNPGHLGAPASVMTGGFGK; from the coding sequence ATGCGGGCCACCGCTGAAGACATCGAGGCGCTGCGTCTCGAGCTGGCCGAGCTGCTCGGCGAACGCGGCGTCAGTGCCGACCCCAGGACGCGCGAGCGAGCGTCGGTCGACGAGGCGCTGATGAGTCCCATCCTCGTCGAGCAGCTGCCGCTCGGGCTCGCCGAGCTGGTCGCCTACCCGGCGAGCGGGCAGCAGATCGCCGAGGTGCTGGCCGCCGCGACGCGCCGCGGCGTCCCGGTGACGACGCGCGGGAAGGGCACGGGCAACTACGGCCAGGGCATCCCGCTCGAAGGCGGGCTGGTGCTCGACACGACACGGGCGCGCGCCGTCGTCGAGATCGGGGAGGGGTGGATGACGGCGGAGGCCGGAGCCCCGATGATCCTCATGGAGCAGGCGGCGAACGCGCAGGGCCAGCAACTCTGGATGTACCCGTCGACCGCGCAGTCGACGATCGGCGGATTCCTGTCGGGAGGCTCTGGCGGCACAGGGACGATCGTGCACGGGTCGAACTGGGAGGGCTTCGTCACCGCTCTCGATGTCGCACTGCCCGCGTCCGAGCCGACGATCGTGCACGTCGAGGGGGCCGAGGCGCAGACCTTCGTGCACACGTACGGCACCGCCGGCATCATCGTCAGGGCAACCGTCGGTCTCGAGCCGCTGCAGGACTGGCGCGCCGTATATGCCGCGTTCGACTCCTTCGAGGGCGCGCAGGCGGCGCTCCGCGAGCTGCATGCCCTGTCTCCGCAGCCGCGGCTCGTCAGCGCGGACCTGCCGTTCATCTCAGCGAAGCTGCCTGACGATGCAGCCATCGTGAAGGGGAAGTCGTCGCTGCGGGCGATCCTCGACGTCGCCACGCTGGAACAGACATCCGCGATCATCGCCGCGAACGGCGGCGCCGTGACCGACGTGCGCGAGGGCGCGAACCAGACCGTCAAGGTGTCGATGCTGTCCTACAACCACCCCATCTGGTGGCTCAAGAAGAACTCGCCGGACAGGGTGTACTTCCACGTCGAGGTCGGCGGTGACGCGCTCATCGACCGCATCGACGAGGTGCACGCCGTCTATCCGGGCGGGATGCTGCACATCGAGGCAGGTCACCTCGCACCGATCGGGATGCTGGCCGCGGAGTACACGGGCGCCGGCGACGTCTACGCCGGCTACCCCAGGCTGCAGGAGTTGGGCGTCCGCGTGCACAGCCCGCACCAGTACTACGTCGATCACGGAGTCGAGGAACTGACGGAGTTGAAGGCTCGTACCGACCCCGACGGACTGTTGAACCCCGGCCATCTCGGCGCGCCCGCCTCGGTCATGACGGGCGGGTTCGGCAAATGA
- a CDS encoding creatininase family protein: protein MSRKIAELSGPVVAAGFGPDTIVVQPTGAIEHHGPHLPLFTDYLMADEIAAAAVDRVADQGLDVWQLPTIAYTKSDEHSWAPGTVWLDAQTAFDTFVQAGRAVALMGAGTIVYANGHGGNTALLQVVLREVRRRYGLKTFLMPTLTRTPAPNGEDRDEHGLGIHGGAAETAIVMHLRPDLVNLDGVENWAPPHLAGYEYIRFNGGPVSFGWLSNDFGTPGVVGDPRHASAEFGKALWDASVAQAAASLTEIARFNPAGAG, encoded by the coding sequence ATGAGCCGCAAGATCGCCGAGCTGAGCGGCCCGGTGGTCGCCGCGGGTTTCGGCCCCGACACGATCGTCGTGCAGCCCACCGGCGCGATCGAGCACCACGGGCCGCACCTGCCGCTGTTCACCGACTATCTGATGGCCGACGAGATCGCCGCCGCTGCGGTCGACCGAGTCGCGGACCAGGGCCTCGACGTGTGGCAGCTGCCGACCATCGCCTACACGAAGTCGGACGAGCACAGCTGGGCCCCCGGCACGGTGTGGCTCGACGCCCAGACGGCATTCGACACCTTCGTTCAGGCCGGTCGTGCGGTGGCGCTCATGGGCGCGGGGACGATCGTCTATGCCAACGGCCACGGCGGCAACACGGCGCTGCTCCAGGTGGTGCTGCGCGAGGTGCGCAGACGGTACGGCCTCAAGACGTTCCTCATGCCGACCCTGACGCGCACCCCCGCGCCGAACGGAGAGGACCGGGACGAGCACGGGCTCGGTATCCATGGCGGAGCGGCCGAGACCGCCATCGTGATGCACCTGCGGCCGGACCTCGTGAACCTCGACGGCGTCGAGAACTGGGCGCCGCCGCACCTCGCAGGCTACGAGTACATCAGGTTCAACGGCGGCCCCGTGAGCTTCGGGTGGCTTTCGAACGACTTCGGCACCCCCGGGGTCGTGGGCGACCCGCGGCACGCGTCGGCCGAGTTCGGGAAGGCGCTGTGGGACGCCTCCGTCGCGCAGGCCGCGGCATCCCTGACCGAGATCGCACGCTTCAACCCGGCGGGCGCGGGATGA
- a CDS encoding ammonium transporter: MVAAALVLIMTPGVAFFYGGMVRAKSVINMMMMSFGAIALVSVLWVIYGYSMSFSSGDGWLIPHVLANPFHDFLLHNEIHFKGGTELGLQSLDVHGLAFAGFQATFAIITVALISGAIADRAKFGAWMVFAGIWVTVVYFPVASWVFNFTVGGSTAGGWGQHGFSDGGWSVWGLGVNDFAGGTAVHINAGAAGLALALVLGKRVGFAKGMAKPHNVPLTLLGASLLWFGWFGFNAGSEGAVDGISALAWVNTLAAPAAATIGWLITEKIKDGKPTSIGAASGAVAGLVAITPACNILSPGWGIVLGLITGAICCLAIELKWRLGFDDSLDVVGVHLIGGLVGTLYIGFFGNGIGLLDTGSFYQLGAQAIGAFGVAIYSFVLAFVIGWIIQKTMGFRITSEDESAGVDSVVHGEESYALDAAIG, translated from the coding sequence ATGGTCGCCGCCGCCCTCGTGCTCATCATGACGCCTGGCGTCGCGTTCTTCTACGGCGGCATGGTCCGCGCCAAGTCGGTCATCAACATGATGATGATGAGCTTCGGCGCGATCGCGCTCGTCTCCGTGCTGTGGGTCATCTACGGCTACTCGATGTCTTTCTCATCGGGCGACGGCTGGCTGATCCCGCACGTTCTCGCCAACCCCTTCCACGACTTCCTGCTGCACAACGAGATCCACTTCAAGGGCGGAACTGAGCTCGGTCTGCAGAGCCTCGACGTGCACGGCCTCGCGTTCGCCGGCTTCCAGGCGACGTTCGCCATCATCACCGTCGCCCTGATCTCGGGTGCCATCGCCGACCGCGCCAAGTTCGGCGCGTGGATGGTCTTCGCGGGCATCTGGGTCACCGTGGTGTACTTCCCGGTCGCCAGCTGGGTGTTCAACTTCACCGTCGGCGGCAGCACCGCGGGCGGCTGGGGTCAGCATGGCTTCTCAGACGGCGGGTGGTCGGTCTGGGGCCTCGGCGTCAACGACTTCGCGGGTGGCACGGCGGTCCACATCAACGCCGGTGCGGCCGGCCTCGCTCTCGCCCTCGTCCTCGGCAAGCGCGTCGGATTCGCGAAGGGCATGGCCAAGCCCCACAACGTGCCGCTGACCCTGCTCGGCGCCTCGCTGCTGTGGTTCGGCTGGTTCGGCTTCAACGCCGGCTCCGAAGGCGCCGTCGACGGCATCTCGGCCCTCGCGTGGGTCAACACCCTCGCAGCTCCGGCCGCAGCCACCATCGGCTGGCTCATCACCGAGAAGATCAAGGACGGCAAGCCCACCTCGATCGGCGCCGCCTCGGGCGCTGTCGCGGGCCTGGTCGCCATCACCCCGGCCTGTAACATCCTGTCGCCCGGCTGGGGCATCGTCCTCGGTCTGATCACCGGTGCGATCTGCTGCCTCGCGATCGAGCTCAAGTGGCGTCTCGGCTTCGACGACTCGCTCGACGTGGTCGGCGTCCACCTCATCGGCGGTCTCGTCGGCACCCTCTACATCGGCTTCTTCGGCAACGGCATCGGCCTCCTCGACACCGGCTCGTTCTACCAGCTCGGTGCGCAGGCGATCGGCGCCTTCGGCGTCGCGATCTACTCCTTCGTGCTCGCGTTCGTCATCGGCTGGATCATCCAGAAGACGATGGGCTTCCGCATCACGAGCGAGGACGAGAGCGCAGGCGTCGACTCGGTGGTCCACGGCGAAGAGAGCTACGCGCTCGACGCCGCCATCGGCTGA
- a CDS encoding TIGR03767 family metallophosphoesterase translates to MQKVSRRTALIGGAGVLALAPTALAVGLAPRRFAAALVPAAHRPLETRGTTLESAAAPQGNGPYRRLTAGPGYAPVLREDLASRASATPSLIPLAAVVQLTDLHIVDAQSPARFEMFSAANGSAFRPQEALGTHGAARLIARINAIGAAPFTGRALDAVVSTGDNTDNGETLELDWYLAALSGGQVVANSGSRTLWEGAQSSGRPQWYNPESPVADVYKKAGFPELPGFFGRVAAPHTSAGLAVPWYAVFGNHDDSVCGSLSNLHSAWDDVYTGDVKFTRFTTDAANAAVHTLWTTSATTAAARGAVRELGELPALDRQWEVTADERRRPFSKAEYIGTHLAPENTGPGPVGHGFTADDLAAGRTYYTAQLAPGVLGVSLDSTTPAGLAHGSLTDQQFRWLEQTLAAHPDEYIVVFSHHTSTSMDNPLPDPDDPASPCHSGDEVRNVLHRHPQVVAWVNGHVHANRITPQRGSDALHSFWEITTASHIDFPQQARIIELARSGRGLLSIFTTLIESDAPYQAGYSDGSQTALASLYRELSFNDPHRAPGHEGEPTDRNTELLLADPLGSAL, encoded by the coding sequence GTGCAGAAGGTGTCTCGACGCACGGCCCTGATCGGTGGGGCCGGTGTCCTCGCACTCGCTCCAACCGCACTGGCCGTCGGTCTCGCGCCGCGCAGGTTCGCCGCGGCGCTCGTGCCCGCCGCGCACCGACCGCTCGAGACCCGGGGCACGACGCTCGAGTCCGCGGCGGCGCCGCAAGGGAACGGCCCCTACCGGCGCCTCACCGCTGGTCCCGGCTATGCGCCTGTGCTGCGCGAGGACCTGGCGTCACGGGCATCCGCCACCCCGTCTCTCATTCCGCTCGCCGCCGTCGTGCAACTCACCGACCTGCACATCGTCGACGCGCAGTCGCCCGCTCGGTTCGAGATGTTCTCTGCGGCGAACGGCTCCGCGTTCCGACCGCAGGAGGCCCTCGGCACCCACGGAGCGGCGCGCCTCATCGCACGCATCAACGCGATCGGCGCAGCGCCGTTCACCGGGCGCGCGCTCGACGCGGTCGTCTCCACCGGCGACAACACCGACAACGGCGAGACGCTGGAACTCGACTGGTACCTCGCCGCGCTGAGCGGCGGCCAGGTCGTCGCGAACTCGGGCTCGCGCACCCTGTGGGAGGGCGCACAGAGCTCGGGCAGACCGCAGTGGTACAACCCCGAATCGCCCGTCGCCGATGTCTACAAGAAGGCGGGATTCCCCGAGCTGCCCGGGTTCTTCGGCCGCGTGGCCGCGCCCCACACCAGCGCGGGCCTCGCTGTGCCCTGGTACGCCGTCTTCGGCAACCACGACGACTCGGTCTGCGGCTCGCTCTCGAATCTGCACTCCGCATGGGACGACGTCTACACAGGCGACGTCAAGTTCACACGATTCACGACGGATGCCGCGAACGCGGCAGTGCACACGCTCTGGACCACCTCGGCGACGACTGCCGCTGCACGCGGCGCCGTGCGCGAGCTCGGCGAACTGCCCGCCCTCGACCGGCAGTGGGAGGTCACCGCCGACGAGCGTCGCCGCCCGTTCAGCAAGGCTGAGTACATCGGCACGCATCTCGCGCCAGAGAACACGGGTCCCGGCCCCGTCGGCCACGGCTTCACCGCCGACGACCTCGCGGCCGGCCGCACCTACTACACGGCTCAGCTCGCGCCCGGCGTGCTCGGCGTCTCGCTCGATTCGACGACGCCCGCGGGCCTCGCCCACGGCTCGCTAACCGATCAGCAGTTCCGCTGGCTCGAGCAGACGCTCGCCGCGCATCCCGACGAATACATCGTCGTGTTCAGCCACCACACGAGCACCTCGATGGACAACCCGCTGCCCGACCCGGACGACCCCGCGTCGCCGTGCCACAGCGGCGACGAGGTGCGGAACGTCCTGCACCGGCATCCCCAGGTCGTCGCCTGGGTCAACGGCCACGTGCACGCCAACCGGATCACGCCGCAGCGGGGGAGCGATGCCCTGCACTCGTTCTGGGAGATCACGACGGCGAGCCACATCGACTTCCCGCAGCAGGCGCGCATCATCGAGCTCGCGCGCAGCGGGCGCGGACTGCTGTCGATCTTCACGACGCTCATCGAGTCCGATGCGCCGTATCAGGCCGGCTACAGCGACGGGTCACAGACGGCACTCGCCTCGCTCTACCGCGAGCTGTCGTTCAACGACCCGCATCGGGCGCCGGGCCATGAGGGCGAGCCGACCGACCGGAACACCGAGCTGCTGCTCGCCGACCCCCTCGGCAGTGCTCTCTAG
- the zapE gene encoding cell division protein ZapE, with the protein MTLTSLTQLAPTITGEQLLASLTPPAQFAHASFDDYRPDVDYPSQQQAVDALRAFSAGAAEKKGGGFLGLGRRKKQDDPEQKPGIYLDGGFGVGKTHLLAALWHAASGRKLFGTFIEYTALVGALGYAKTVELLRGSSLICIDEFELDDPGDTMMMTRLITDLVGSGTRFAATSNTPPNALGEGRFAASDFLREIHAMSGNFTTLRIDGLDFRRRATSGEAVVTDGAGVAAAVDAARAAGRVATRDDFTVFVDHLATVHPSRYLLMVDGVDLIALDDVVQLHDQMQALRLVAFIDRAYDAELPIVASGTPLSAVFDEPMLNGGFRKKYLRSVSRMIALTAAPPTGDNPS; encoded by the coding sequence ATGACGCTGACCAGCCTCACCCAGCTCGCGCCCACCATCACGGGTGAGCAGCTGCTGGCGAGCCTCACCCCGCCCGCGCAGTTCGCTCACGCGAGCTTCGACGACTACCGACCCGACGTCGACTACCCATCGCAGCAGCAGGCGGTTGACGCACTGCGCGCGTTCTCGGCCGGTGCGGCAGAGAAGAAGGGCGGTGGATTCCTGGGGCTGGGCCGCCGCAAGAAGCAGGACGACCCCGAGCAGAAGCCCGGCATCTACCTCGACGGCGGATTCGGCGTCGGCAAGACGCACCTGCTCGCAGCGCTCTGGCACGCGGCATCCGGTCGCAAGCTGTTCGGCACCTTCATCGAGTACACCGCCCTCGTCGGCGCGCTCGGCTACGCGAAGACCGTCGAGCTGCTACGGGGCTCCTCTCTCATCTGCATCGACGAGTTCGAGCTCGACGACCCCGGCGACACGATGATGATGACGCGGCTCATCACCGACCTGGTAGGAAGCGGCACGCGCTTCGCCGCGACCAGCAACACGCCGCCGAACGCGCTCGGCGAGGGTCGGTTCGCGGCGAGCGACTTCCTGCGCGAGATCCATGCGATGTCGGGCAACTTCACCACCCTGCGCATCGACGGCCTCGATTTCCGCCGCCGGGCGACGAGCGGCGAGGCGGTCGTGACGGACGGCGCGGGCGTGGCCGCCGCTGTCGATGCCGCACGCGCGGCCGGCCGCGTCGCGACCCGAGACGACTTCACCGTCTTCGTCGACCATCTCGCCACCGTGCACCCGTCGCGCTACCTGCTGATGGTCGACGGCGTCGATCTGATCGCCCTCGACGACGTCGTGCAGCTGCACGATCAGATGCAGGCGCTGCGGCTCGTGGCCTTCATCGACAGGGCGTACGACGCGGAGCTGCCGATCGTCGCTTCCGGCACGCCGCTGTCCGCGGTGTTCGACGAGCCGATGTTGAACGGCGGGTTCCGGAAGAAGTACCTCCGGTCGGTGTCGCGCATGATCGCCCTGACCGCCGCCCCGCCAACGGGGGACAATCCGAGCTGA
- a CDS encoding ABC transporter permease, protein MTATLQQVAERKAEVAVARLRRTRRRASWWQPLIVLAIFVAGWYAVASYYDRARGLAFLVPYPHLVLKAMFHDTLPNGTPTQFNSELWSALGRTTLVTLTGLGVAILIGVVWAMVMAQAKGLERALYPYAVVLQCIPILALVPLIGALFGYDFLSRVIVTVMIALFPMVSNTLFGLQASDKAQRELFQLQGAGRLTRLTKLQIPGALPSIFVGLRTSAGLAVVGAIVGDQFFQRGNPGLGVLIQVTASRLQGPELYATIIIASLLGVVVFLLFGLIGRLAVGRWFDFN, encoded by the coding sequence GTGACCGCAACTCTTCAGCAGGTCGCCGAGCGGAAGGCCGAGGTCGCCGTCGCCCGGCTGCGTCGGACGCGTCGGCGGGCGTCCTGGTGGCAGCCGCTCATCGTGCTCGCGATCTTCGTCGCGGGCTGGTACGCGGTGGCGAGTTACTACGACCGCGCCCGCGGCCTCGCGTTCCTCGTTCCGTACCCGCACCTCGTCCTCAAGGCGATGTTCCATGACACGCTTCCGAACGGGACCCCGACGCAGTTCAACAGCGAACTGTGGAGCGCGCTCGGCCGCACCACGCTCGTGACGCTGACCGGGCTCGGCGTCGCGATCCTGATCGGCGTGGTGTGGGCCATGGTGATGGCGCAGGCGAAGGGCCTCGAGCGGGCGCTCTACCCGTATGCGGTGGTGCTGCAGTGCATCCCGATCCTCGCGCTGGTCCCGCTGATCGGCGCGCTGTTCGGCTACGACTTCCTCAGCCGAGTCATCGTCACCGTGATGATCGCGCTGTTCCCCATGGTCTCCAACACGCTGTTCGGGCTGCAGGCGAGCGACAAGGCGCAGCGCGAGCTGTTCCAGCTGCAGGGCGCCGGGCGCCTCACCCGGCTGACCAAGCTGCAGATCCCGGGCGCTCTGCCGTCGATCTTCGTGGGTCTGCGCACCTCGGCCGGCCTCGCCGTCGTCGGCGCGATCGTCGGCGACCAGTTCTTCCAGCGCGGCAACCCAGGGCTCGGCGTGCTCATCCAGGTGACGGCCTCGCGGCTTCAGGGCCCCGAGCTCTACGCGACCATCATCATCGCCTCGCTGCTCGGTGTCGTCGTCTTCCTGCTGTTCGGGCTGATCGGGCGGCTGGCCGTCGGCCGCTGGTTCGACTTCAACTGA
- a CDS encoding ammonium transporter gives MSVLNGDSQWLMICAALVLLMTPGLAFFYGGMVRAKSVINMMMMSFGAIALVSVLWLLYGYSMSFGVADASGRITDWLIPHVLLNPFANVGLHDFLPIHADGTMSALNAHDTYSLAFAGFEATFAIITVALISGAIADRAKFGAWMIFAGVWVTVVYFPVASWVFNFTTDASGRVVDGGWLVHRLGLSDFAGGTAVEINSGAAALALAIVLGRRIGFTKGMAKPHNVPLTLIGAALLWFGWFGFNSGSALGVNTSAALAWVNTLAAPAAATIGWMVAERLKEGKPTSIGAASGAVSGLVAITPAGNVLTPGWAMVLGVVTGVLCCLAVELKWRFGFDDSLDVVGIHLVGGLIGTLFIGFFGAGIGLLDTGSFRQLGVQAIGSIAVGIYSFAIAYAIGWALQKTIGFRITNEDESAGVDSIVHGEESYALDPRF, from the coding sequence ATGTCGGTCCTCAACGGCGACTCCCAATGGCTGATGATCTGCGCAGCCCTCGTGCTGCTGATGACGCCGGGCCTCGCCTTCTTCTACGGCGGCATGGTCCGCGCGAAGTCCGTCATCAACATGATGATGATGAGCTTCGGCGCCATCGCCCTGGTGAGCGTGCTGTGGCTGCTCTACGGCTATTCGATGTCGTTCGGCGTCGCCGACGCGTCGGGCCGCATCACCGACTGGCTGATACCGCACGTGCTGCTCAACCCGTTCGCGAACGTCGGCCTGCATGACTTCCTGCCGATCCACGCCGACGGCACCATGTCGGCGCTCAACGCCCACGACACCTACTCGCTCGCGTTCGCCGGCTTCGAGGCGACCTTCGCGATCATCACCGTGGCACTCATCTCGGGCGCGATCGCCGACCGTGCGAAGTTCGGCGCCTGGATGATCTTCGCCGGCGTCTGGGTCACCGTCGTCTACTTCCCGGTCGCGAGCTGGGTGTTCAACTTCACGACGGATGCCAGCGGCAGAGTCGTCGACGGCGGCTGGCTGGTGCACCGGCTCGGCCTCAGCGACTTCGCGGGCGGCACCGCCGTCGAGATCAACTCGGGGGCGGCCGCGCTCGCCCTCGCGATCGTGCTCGGGCGGCGCATCGGGTTCACGAAGGGCATGGCCAAGCCGCACAACGTGCCGCTCACCCTGATCGGCGCCGCGCTGCTGTGGTTCGGCTGGTTCGGGTTCAACTCGGGGTCGGCGCTCGGGGTGAACACCTCGGCGGCGCTCGCGTGGGTGAACACGCTGGCCGCGCCCGCCGCCGCGACCATCGGATGGATGGTCGCCGAGAGGCTCAAAGAGGGCAAGCCGACGTCGATCGGGGCGGCGTCCGGCGCGGTCTCCGGCCTCGTCGCCATCACCCCGGCCGGCAACGTGCTGACGCCGGGCTGGGCGATGGTGCTCGGTGTCGTCACCGGCGTGCTCTGCTGCCTCGCCGTCGAGTTGAAGTGGCGATTCGGGTTCGACGACTCGCTCGATGTCGTCGGCATCCACCTCGTCGGCGGCCTCATCGGCACCCTGTTCATCGGCTTCTTTGGCGCCGGGATCGGGCTGCTCGACACGGGCTCATTCCGTCAGCTCGGCGTGCAGGCGATCGGCTCCATCGCGGTCGGCATCTACTCGTTCGCCATCGCCTACGCGATCGGCTGGGCGCTGCAGAAGACGATCGGCTTCCGCATCACCAACGAGGACGAGAGCGCGGGAGTCGACAGCATCGTTCACGGTGAGGAGAGCTACGCGCTCGACCCGCGGTTCTGA